The Metabacillus litoralis genome contains a region encoding:
- a CDS encoding carbon starvation CstA family protein: protein MHAVWLAVIGTVVFWLGYRYYSKFVAEKIYRLDPNYVTPAHEFQDGVDFVPTKKSVLWGHHFTSVAGAAPIVGPAIAVYWGWLPALLWVLLGTVFAAGVHDFGTLVLSVRNKGQSVGTLANKLIGKKAKLLFLFIILILVLMVNAVFAWVISNLFIKFPASVIPVFIEIPLAIWIGYAVYKKKGSMLLPSIIALAVMYGSAVLTSKIPALQIDLVKYFGGAEASVAFGLNGVSMAFFIWIIILMIYCYFASTLPVWKLLQPRDYINSHQLVVGLVIMYAGLLFLNPEITAPITNPDAADKSWFPLLFITIACGAISGFHGLVSSGTSSKQLNKETDARFVGYLGAVGEGFLALISIIACVTVFSSAGEFKEAYSSFAAANGGGLGNFIAGGAQLATGIGIPANIAATIISVIVVSFAATTLDSSVRLMRYIIAELGTEYKLDTLTKPHVATSIAVVASAALVLLPKGPNGFGSGGYLLWPLFGTSNQLLAGISLLLISIWLKRLGRNYLVSFIPMVFILFMTIWAMIQQVVFEWSGLGSTDMNLLLFIFGSIILVFAIWIVLTALKELTKKDHKMI from the coding sequence ATGCATGCTGTTTGGTTAGCTGTTATTGGGACAGTTGTATTCTGGTTAGGTTATCGCTATTATTCTAAGTTTGTTGCAGAAAAAATTTATCGCCTTGATCCTAACTATGTTACACCTGCACATGAATTTCAGGATGGAGTCGATTTTGTTCCAACGAAGAAATCTGTTTTATGGGGACATCATTTTACTTCTGTTGCAGGGGCAGCGCCAATTGTAGGTCCTGCTATTGCGGTTTATTGGGGCTGGCTTCCTGCACTGCTTTGGGTGCTGTTAGGAACTGTTTTTGCTGCAGGTGTTCATGATTTTGGAACACTAGTATTATCTGTCCGTAACAAAGGGCAATCAGTCGGTACGCTAGCAAACAAGTTAATTGGGAAAAAAGCAAAGTTATTATTCCTGTTTATTATTCTCATTTTAGTACTCATGGTAAATGCCGTTTTTGCCTGGGTTATTTCAAATCTTTTTATTAAGTTTCCAGCAAGCGTTATTCCGGTCTTTATCGAAATACCGCTTGCGATCTGGATTGGCTACGCTGTTTACAAAAAGAAAGGCAGTATGCTTTTACCATCAATTATCGCTTTAGCCGTTATGTATGGTTCAGCAGTTTTAACAAGTAAAATACCTGCCTTACAAATTGATCTAGTAAAATATTTCGGCGGGGCTGAAGCTAGTGTTGCTTTCGGGTTAAATGGTGTATCAATGGCTTTCTTTATTTGGATTATTATTTTAATGATTTATTGCTATTTTGCCTCGACTCTGCCGGTATGGAAACTGCTACAGCCAAGGGATTATATTAATTCTCATCAATTAGTTGTTGGTTTAGTCATTATGTACGCAGGGTTATTATTCTTAAATCCGGAAATTACAGCACCTATCACGAATCCAGATGCTGCTGATAAGTCTTGGTTTCCACTTTTATTTATAACGATTGCATGTGGGGCAATTTCAGGTTTTCACGGACTTGTTTCCTCTGGAACTTCATCCAAACAGTTGAATAAAGAAACAGATGCACGATTTGTTGGCTACTTAGGAGCTGTCGGTGAAGGGTTTTTAGCTTTAATTTCAATTATTGCCTGTGTAACAGTATTTTCAAGTGCAGGAGAATTTAAAGAAGCCTACAGTTCATTTGCAGCAGCAAATGGTGGAGGACTTGGCAATTTTATTGCAGGCGGAGCTCAGCTGGCAACTGGAATCGGTATACCAGCTAATATTGCGGCTACCATTATTTCTGTTATTGTTGTTAGCTTTGCAGCGACAACTCTAGATTCTTCTGTTCGTTTAATGAGGTACATTATCGCTGAACTTGGAACAGAGTATAAATTGGACACTTTAACAAAACCACATGTAGCAACATCAATTGCTGTAGTTGCAAGTGCAGCTTTAGTTTTATTACCAAAAGGCCCTAACGGATTTGGTTCAGGTGGTTATCTACTATGGCCGTTATTTGGCACATCCAATCAGCTTTTAGCAGGAATCAGCTTGCTGCTTATTTCCATCTGGTTAAAACGACTTGGTCGAAACTATCTGGTGTCCTTTATCCCGATGGTGTTTATCCTGTTTATGACGATATGGGCAATGATTCAGCAGGTTGTGTTTGAGTGGTCGGGATTAGGTTCGACTGACATGAATCTTTTATTATTTATCTTCGGTAGTATTATTCTCGTGTTTGCGATTTGGATTGTGTTAACAGCTTTGAAAGAGTTAACGAAAAAAGATCATAAAATGATTTAG